A single Desulfovibrio piger DNA region contains:
- the glmM gene encoding phosphoglucosamine mutase, with protein sequence MAERLFGTDGLRGPVNIYPMTVDVALRLGLAAGVRFRKGSHQHRVVIGKDTRLSGYMFESALTAGLCAAGMHVIMTGPLPTPAISFLTRNMRADLGVVISASHNPYSDNGIKFFDADGFKLPDEVENEISAMVLDPDMRWPYPDSDRVGRASKIEDAGGRYIVYTKSCFPAHLTLSGLRIVIDCANGAAYKVAPLALEELGAEVFRLGTGPNGTNINDHCGSLHPETLAAKVREVRADVGLALDGDADRLIVVDEKGNVLDGDQLMALGAQAMMERGELPGNMLVATAMSNLALEIFMKERAGTLLRTKVGDRYVMEAMRKTGAMLGGEQSGHLIYRQYSTTGDGLLAALQLLRIVREKEKPLSELAGLLHLFPQKLINVRVEKKLPFEERPAIGKAVADVEKALAGRGRVLLRYSGTEALCRVMVEAEDEDKVVRYARDLADVVSRELR encoded by the coding sequence ATGGCAGAACGTCTTTTCGGCACCGATGGCCTGCGTGGCCCTGTCAATATCTATCCCATGACCGTGGATGTGGCCCTGCGCCTGGGCCTGGCCGCGGGGGTGCGCTTCCGCAAGGGCTCGCACCAGCACCGCGTGGTCATCGGCAAGGATACCCGCCTGTCGGGCTACATGTTCGAGTCCGCCCTCACGGCGGGCCTGTGCGCCGCCGGCATGCACGTCATCATGACCGGGCCCCTGCCCACGCCCGCCATCTCCTTCCTGACCCGCAACATGCGGGCGGACCTGGGGGTGGTCATCTCCGCCTCGCACAATCCCTATTCGGACAACGGCATCAAGTTCTTCGATGCCGACGGCTTCAAGCTGCCTGACGAGGTGGAGAACGAGATCTCCGCCATGGTGCTCGATCCCGACATGCGCTGGCCCTATCCCGATTCCGACCGGGTCGGCCGCGCCAGCAAGATCGAAGACGCCGGCGGCCGCTACATCGTGTACACCAAGAGCTGCTTCCCGGCCCATCTGACCCTGTCCGGCCTGCGCATCGTCATCGACTGCGCCAACGGCGCGGCCTACAAGGTGGCCCCCCTGGCCCTGGAAGAACTGGGCGCGGAAGTCTTCCGTCTGGGGACCGGCCCCAACGGGACCAACATCAACGATCACTGCGGCTCCCTGCATCCCGAGACCCTGGCCGCCAAGGTGCGCGAAGTGCGCGCGGACGTGGGCCTGGCCCTGGACGGTGACGCCGACCGCCTCATCGTGGTGGACGAAAAGGGCAACGTGCTGGACGGTGACCAGCTCATGGCCCTGGGTGCCCAGGCCATGATGGAGCGGGGCGAACTGCCCGGCAACATGCTGGTGGCCACGGCCATGAGCAATCTGGCGCTGGAGATATTCATGAAGGAGCGCGCCGGCACGCTGCTGCGCACCAAGGTGGGCGACCGCTACGTCATGGAAGCCATGCGCAAGACCGGCGCCATGCTGGGCGGCGAACAGTCCGGGCATCTCATCTACCGCCAGTACAGCACCACCGGTGACGGCCTGCTGGCGGCCCTGCAGCTGCTGCGCATCGTGCGCGAGAAGGAAAAGCCCCTGTCCGAGCTGGCGGGCCTGCTGCACCTCTTCCCGCAGAAGCTCATCAACGTGAGGGTGGAAAAGAAGCTGCCCTTCGAGGAGCGTCCCGCCATCGGCAAGGCTGTGGCCGACGTGGAAAAGGCCCTGGCCGGTCGCGGCCGTGTGCTGCTGCGCTATTCCGGCACCGAGGCCCTGTGCCGCGTCATGGTCGAGGCCGAGGATGAAGACAAGGTCGTCCGTTACGCGCGCGACCTGGCCGATGTGGTGAGCCGCGAGCTGCGCTAG